A section of the Acropora muricata isolate sample 2 chromosome 4, ASM3666990v1, whole genome shotgun sequence genome encodes:
- the LOC136914872 gene encoding serine/threonine-protein phosphatase 2A catalytic subunit beta isoform, translating to MTTMVDDKATAKDLESWIEQLMECKQLSEAQVKTLCDKAKEILSKESNVQDVKCPVTVCGDVHGQFHDLMELFKIGGRSPDTNYLFMGDYVDRGYYSVETVTLLVTLKVRFPHRITILRGNHESRQITQVYGFYDECLRKYGNANVWKYFTDLFDYLPLTALVDSQIFCLHGGLSPSIDTLDHIRALDRIQEVPHEGPMCDLLWSDPDDRGGWGISPRGAGYTFGQDISETFNHTNGLTLIARAHQLVMEGYNWCHDRNVVTIFSAPNYCYRCGNQAAIMELDDALKYSFLQFDPAPRRGEPHVTRRTPDYFL from the exons ATGACGACGATGGTAGATGACAAAGCGACTGCCAAAGATCTAGAGTCATGGATCGAGCAGTTAATGGAATGCAAACAGCTTAGCGAGGCTCAAGTGAAAACGCTCTGCGACAAG gcCAAAGAAATTCTAAGCAAGGAGTCAAATGTCCAGGATGTGAAATGCCCTGTGACAGTCTGTGGAGATGTGCATGGCCAGTTTCATGATCTTATGGAGCTATTTAAAATAGGAGGAAGGTCACCAGATACTAATTATCTGTTCATGGGTGACTATGTTGATAGAGGATATTATTCTGTTGAGACTGTTACTCTCCTGGTCACTTTGAAG GTCCGTTTTCCTCATAGAATTACAATTTTGCGCGGTAACCATGAGAGCCGACAGATTACTCAGGTGTATGGATTTTATGATGAATGCCTCAGGAAGTATGGCAATGCCAATGTCTGGAAGTACTTCACAGATTTATTTGATTATCTCCCCTTAACTGCCTTAGTTGATTCACAG ATATTTTGCCTTCATGGAGGCCTCTCACCATCCATTGATACTTTGGATCATATAAGAGCTCTTGATAGAATACAGGAGGTTCCTCACgag GGTCCCATGTGCGATCTGTTGTGGAGTGACCCAGATGACAGAGGTGGCTGGGGGATCTCTCCACGTGGTGCTGGATACACTTTTGGTCAAGATATATCAGAGACCTTTAATCACACCAATGGCCTCACCCTTATTGCCAGAGCTCATCAACTAGTAATGGAG GGATACAACTGGTGCCATGATAGGAATGTAGTAACAATATTTAGTGCACCTAACTATTGCTACAGGTGTGGAAATCAAGCAGCTATTATGGAGTTAGATGATGCACTCAAATACTCCTT CCTCCAGTTTGACCCTGCACCAAGAAGAGGAGAGCCCCATGTCACACGGCGAACCCCTGACTACTTTTTGTGA
- the LOC136913579 gene encoding uncharacterized protein — MAKLTRPNVIVTSILVLFLMFISLLYTLRFAFNPRRTKTVINILCFGDSLTAGSYTLWSERIPVSKRHPYSIALQKHFDVRDRTVGGETGKAEINGRRIYKVHTAGIPGERAVDEMLRRLKEHLRNSTISYHWVVILGGTNDLSKYFNDPSFMEDYTSIFKALVKLHETVAKSGGRTVAVTIPDRECIGAGTCDNIKKLQYQINEHLRDYALQNKDKVILADLAKEIVLPRDGELFSDSIHLNPQGYNKMADVIYTAMKDYV; from the coding sequence ATGGCGAAACTGACGAGGCCAAACGTAATCGTTACTAGCATCTTAGTGCTTTTCTTaatgtttatttcgcttctATATACCTTACGTTTCGCATTCAACCCAAGAAGAACGAAAACAGTGATAAACATTTTATGTTTTGGTGATTCGTTGACTGCTGGTTCATACACGCTTTGGAGTGAAAGAATACCAGTATCGAAGCGACATCCATATTCCATAGCgttgcaaaaacattttgatgTTCGTGACCGCACTGTGGGAGGAGAAACGGGAAAGGCAGAAATCAACGGCCGGCGCATCTACAAAGTTCACACGGCTGGAATTCCAGGCGAACGAGCGGTCGATGAAATGCTTCGCCGCTTAAAAGAACACCTGCGAAACTCCACCATCTCATACCACTGGGTAGTCATTCTGGGGGGTACAAACGACTTAAGTAAGTATTTCAACGATCCTTCTTTTATGGAGGACTACACGTCCATTTTCAAAGCTTTGGTGAAGCTTCACGAGACGGTGGCAAAGTCTGGTGGGCGAACTGTAGCTGTTACTATTCCCGACCGAGAATGTATAGGTGCTGGCACATGTGATAATATCAAGAAATTGCAGTACCAAATAAACGAACACCTTCGAGATTATGCCcttcaaaacaaagacaaagtgATTCTTGCTGACTTGGCCAAAGAAATTGTTCTTCCTCGCGATGGGGAGCTGTTCAGCGATTCGATTCATCTTAATCCGCAAGGCTATAATAAAATGGCGGATGTAATTTACACCGCAATGAAAGATTATGTCTGA
- the LOC136914879 gene encoding uncharacterized protein has protein sequence MMAKLTRPNVIVTSILVLFLMFISLLYTLRFAFNPRRTKTVINILCFGDSLTAGSYTLWSERIPVSKRHPYSIALQKHFDVRDRTVGGETGKAEINGRRIYKVHTAGIPGERAVDEMLRRLKEHLRNSTISYHWVVILGGTNDLSKYFNDPSFMEDYTSIFKALVKLHETVTKSGGRTVAVTIPDRECIGAGTCDNIKKLQYQINEHLRDYALQNKDKVILADLAKEIVLPRDGELFSDSIHLNPQGYNKMADVIYTAMKDYV, from the coding sequence ATGATGGCGAAACTGACGAGGCCAAACGTAATCGTTACTAGCATCTTAGTGCTTTTCTTaatgtttatttcgcttctATATACCTTACGTTTCGCATTCAACCCAAGAAGAACGAAAACAGTGATAAACATTTTATGTTTTGGTGATTCGTTGACTGCTGGTTCATACACGCTTTGGAGTGAAAGAATACCAGTATCGAAGCGACATCCATATTCCATAGCgttgcaaaaacattttgatgTTCGTGACCGCACTGTGGGAGGAGAAACGGGAAAGGCAGAAATCAACGGCCGGCGCATCTACAAAGTTCACACGGCTGGAATTCCAGGCGAACGAGCGGTCGATGAAATGCTTCGCCGCTTAAAAGAACACCTGCGAAACTCCACCATCTCATACCACTGGGTAGTCATTCTGGGGGGTACAAACGACTTAAGTAAGTATTTCAACGATCCTTCTTTTATGGAGGACTACACGTCCATTTTCAAAGCTTTGGTGAAGCTTCACGAGACGGTGACAAAGTCTGGTGGGCGAACTGTAGCTGTTACTATTCCCGACCGAGAATGTATAGGTGCTGGGACATGTGATAATATCAAGAAATTGCAATACCAAATAAACGAACACCTTCGAGATTATGCCcttcaaaacaaagacaaagtgATTCTTGCTGACTTGGCCAAAGAAATTGTTCTTCCTCGCGATGGGGAGCTGTTCAGCGATTCGATTCATCTTAATCCGCAAGGCTATAATAAAATGGCGGATGTAATTTACACCGCAATGAAAGATTATGTCTGA
- the LOC136913578 gene encoding uncharacterized protein: MAKLTRPNVIVTSILVLFLMFISLLYTLRFAFNPRRTKTVINILCFGDSLTAGSYTLWSERIPVSKRHPYSIALQKHFDVRDRTVGGETGKAEINGRRIYKVHTAGIPGERAVDEMLRRLKEHLRNSTISYHWVVILGGTNDLSKYFNDPSLMEDYTSIFKALVKLHETVAKSGGRTVAVTIPDRECIGAGTCDNIKKLQYQINEHLRDYALQNKDKVILADLAKEIVLPRDGELFSDSIHLNPQGYNKMADVIYTAMKDYV; the protein is encoded by the coding sequence ATGGCGAAACTGACGAGGCCAAACGTAATCGTTACTAGCATCTTAGTGCTTTTCTTaatgtttatttcgcttctATATACCTTACGTTTCGCATTCAACCCAAGAAGAACGAAAACAGTGATAAACATTTTATGTTTTGGTGATTCGTTGACTGCTGGTTCATACACGCTTTGGAGTGAAAGAATACCAGTATCGAAGCGACATCCATATTCCATAGCgttgcaaaaacattttgatgTTCGTGACCGCACTGTGGGAGGAGAAACGGGAAAGGCAGAAATCAACGGCCGGCGCATCTACAAAGTTCACACGGCTGGAATTCCAGGCGAACGAGCGGTCGATGAAATGCTTCGCCGCTTAAAAGAACACCTGCGAAACTCCACCATCTCATACCACTGGGTAGTCATTCTGGGGGGTACAAACGACTTAAGTAAGTATTTCAACGATCCTTCTCTTATGGAGGACTACACGTCCATTTTCAAAGCTTTGGTGAAGCTTCACGAGACGGTGGCAAAGTCTGGTGGGCGAACTGTAGCTGTTACTATTCCCGACCGAGAATGTATAGGTGCTGGCACATGTGATAATATCAAGAAATTGCAGTACCAAATAAACGAACACCTTCGAGATTATGCCcttcaaaacaaagacaaagtgATTCTTGCTGACTTGGCCAAAGAAATTGTTCTTCCTCGCGATGGGGAGCTGTTCAGCGATTCGATTCATCTTAATCCGCAAGGCTATAATAAAATGGCGGATGTAATTTACACCGCAATGAAAGATTATGTCTGA